The following DNA comes from Methanosarcina vacuolata Z-761.
AGGAGAACGGAGTTTCAGGGCTGTAAAACCCTTCGCCTTCAGGGTTTTGCCTCTTAACGAATCTATCCTGCACGAAAAACTCAGTGAGGAATTTGGAGCTCCAGGCAACGAGGAAACTCCTCTTACAGTCGATTATTCTGAAATTAGGGCTTTCCTCCAGAAATTGGGGGCCGAAGAAGAAGTCCTGAACCCGGATGAAAATATTTCATTAAAGAAAGAATTCATTTATATGAAAGATGAGGAGGGGGTCTCTGCTTTTGGCTGTGTCCTTGTTTATCAATGACTCTCTGTTTAACGGTGATCTGCTTGAAGCTCTACTCAAAAAACAGCTCACAGCTACAGCTCGGCTCAAAGACACAGCCCGGCTCGAAGCTGCCTTAAAACTTGTGAAAAAAACATGTGCGTTAATGTCCAGGGACGAACGTGGAGTGCTTGAACCTCATACCGATCTACTCTCCGTAGCCCTTGCAGTGATAGGTTTTATGGTTTTCGCAGCCCTGATGTCACAGACCTACCTCGGATACGAAGACCGTTCATTTGCTCTTGAAAATTACGAGACCGCGTCTCTTATTGCTGAAAACCTGGCAGATGCTCCTGCTCTGGAAGCGGAAAGCACAGGCTTGCTTTCGGCAGCTTCACTTGACACATTTTCGGGCCCGAATGGAGCTAACGAAAGAGAAAGGCTTTTTGCAGCTTTTTCCAGGAATTACCGATTTCTGGTTGAAGTCCGGACAGGAGACGGCCAGTGG
Coding sequences within:
- a CDS encoding DUF7285 family protein translates to MSLFINDSLFNGDLLEALLKKQLTATARLKDTARLEAALKLVKKTCALMSRDERGVLEPHTDLLSVALAVIGFMVFAALMSQTYLGYEDRSFALENYETASLIAENLADAPALEAESTGLLSAASLDTFSGPNGANERERLFAAFSRNYRFLVEVRTGDGQWHWQIKPDDAEPDAFADGLEKVAASVPVVIKLNPAESVPGTLTVVIYKTEWN